A section of the Festucalex cinctus isolate MCC-2025b chromosome 9, RoL_Fcin_1.0, whole genome shotgun sequence genome encodes:
- the stard14 gene encoding START domain containing 14 has translation MSFGSILPDDSTFIDFRNQCLSTSKNWHNKYDNHVIQVWMEIPKDKGNSTGPKVHKIKCKMTITDVSAATMYDVIHDSKYRPIWDLNMKESFDIARVSDYSDVGYYSWRCPKPIKNRDVVTLRSWRVMDDEYLIINFSVKHPEHPPKSGLVRAVSILTGYYIKPTGPNSCIFIYLSQADPKGSLPKWLVNKASEAMAPRVLKSVHEAGQKYPKWKEANSPDHKPWLYPEQCALPKMNPAELALQRGDSLENVDESGMQDEGSWTPDKKQTH, from the exons ATGTCTTTTGGCAGCATCCTACCGGACGACTCTACCTTTATTGATTTCAGGAATCAGTGTCTGTCCACCTCGAAGAATTGGCATAACAAGTACGACAACCACGTGATTCAGGTGTGGATGGAAATCCCCAAGGACAAGGGCAACAGCACGGGGCCGAAAGTGCACAAAATCAAG TGTAAAATGACGATCACAGATGTCTCGGCGGCGACCATGTACGACGTGATCCACGACAGCAAGTACCGGCCGATATGGGACCTCAACATGAAGGAGAGCTTTGACATCGCCCGCGTCTCCGACTACTCCGACGTCGGCTACTACTCAT GGCGTTGTCCAAAGCCGATTAAGAACCGGGATGTGGTCACCCTGCGCTCGTGGCGCGTGATGGACGACGAGTACCTCATCATCAACTTCTCAGTCAAACATCCG GAACACCCTCCGAAAAGCGGCCTGGTGCGAGCCGTTTCCATCCTCACCGGCTACTACATCAAGCCCACGGGACCCAACAGCTGCATTTTCATTTATCTCTCACAAGCTGACCCCAAAG GTTCTCTTCCAAAGTGGTTAGTGAACAAAGCTTCTGAAGCCATGGCGCCGCGG GTGCTGAAGTCCGTGCATGAGGCGGGTCAGAAGTACCCCAAGTGGAAGGAGGCCAACTCTCCGGATCACAAGCCCTGGCTGTACCCCGAACAGTGCGCTCTGCCCAAGATGAACCCGGCCGAATTGGCCCTCCAGCGGGGCGACTCGCTGGAGAACGTGGACGAGAGCGGCATGCAGGATGAAGGCTCATGGACGccggacaaaaaacaaacgcacTGA